The window CGACGGGCGAATCCGCGTCCCGGGGAAGCGGCCCCCCCGATCCGGACGGAGGCTGACCGTGGCCGGCTACCTGTTGGAAGGAGTGCCGTGGGCTCCCGCCCTGGTCCTCCTCCCCCTGGGGGCTGCCCTCCTGGCCTTCGCGCTGCCTCGGGCCGGTCGGGCAGCGGCGGCCCTCTCGGCGCTGGTCCTGCCGGTCCTGGCGGCGGGCCTGGCCGCCCATGTCGTCCTCCACGGCCCCCAACGCTACCGGATCGGCGGGTGGGGCCCCCCGCTTGGGATCGATTGGCACGCCGACGGGCTCTCGGCCCTCCTGTGCCTGCTGACGGCCGCCGTGGGGTGCGGCGCGACCCTCCACGCGCTGGCCGGCACCGGCAGCCCGGCCGGGGCAGCGCGGCGCGATGGCCGAGATCTCTTCTGGTCCCTCTGGCTCTTCGCCTGGGCGGCCCTCCACGCCCTCTTTCTTTCCGCCGATGCCTTCAACCTCTATGTGTGCCTGGAGCTCCTGGGGCTCGCGGCCGTGGGGCTGGCGGCCCAGGAGGGCAAGCCCGAGGCCCTGGCGGCGGCGCTACGCTACCTCCTGGTGAACTTCCTGGGCTCCTTCGCCTACCTCCTGGGGGTGGTCTTCCTCTATGCCGGCCACGCCACCCTGGACCTCGCCGCCCTGGCCCGGTCGGTCGAGCCCGGCCCGGGCACGGGGGCCGCCGCGGCGCTGGTGGCGGGGGGGCTCCTCCTCAAGGCCGCGGTCTTCCCCTTCCACGTGTGGCTCCCGCCGGCCCACGGCAACGCCCCGGCGCCCGTGAGCGCCGTGCTCTCCGCCCTGGTGGTGAAGGCCTCCTTCTACCTCTTCCTGCGGTTCTGGCTCCCCGTCTTCGGGACGTCCGCGGCGGGTGCCGGGGGCGCCCACCTGGTCGGCACCTTCCTGGGCGCCCTGGGCGCGGCTGCCCTGGTATGGGGCTCGGTGCTCGCACTCGTCCAGGACCGGCTGAAGCTCCTGGTGGCCTACTCCACCGTGGCCCAGGTGGGAGTCCTCTTCCTGGTCTTTCCCCTGGCCGGGCCCACCCCCTGGTGCTCCGCAGCCTGGGCGGGAGCGG is drawn from Thermodesulfobacteriota bacterium and contains these coding sequences:
- a CDS encoding proton-conducting transporter membrane subunit, whose amino-acid sequence is MAGYLLEGVPWAPALVLLPLGAALLAFALPRAGRAAAALSALVLPVLAAGLAAHVVLHGPQRYRIGGWGPPLGIDWHADGLSALLCLLTAAVGCGATLHALAGTGSPAGAARRDGRDLFWSLWLFAWAALHALFLSADAFNLYVCLELLGLAAVGLAAQEGKPEALAAALRYLLVNFLGSFAYLLGVVFLYAGHATLDLAALARSVEPGPGTGAAAALVAGGLLLKAAVFPFHVWLPPAHGNAPAPVSAVLSALVVKASFYLFLRFWLPVFGTSAAGAGGAHLVGTFLGALGAAALVWGSVLALVQDRLKLLVAYSTVAQVGVLFLVFPLAGPTPWCSAAWAGAVYLALSHGLAKAGMFLAAGSLAASAGHDRVAELPRVLQARPVAAFAFAAASVSLMGLPPSGGFVGKWLLLGAAVESGGWAWAAVLGGSGLLTAGYCFRVLPGAFALVPEPDGTDRFQGQAAPPSPVAEWAGLGLALGALVLGFLAPWVLE